A part of Chlorocebus sabaeus isolate Y175 chromosome 4, mChlSab1.0.hap1, whole genome shotgun sequence genomic DNA contains:
- the PDCD6 gene encoding programmed cell death protein 6 isoform X5, translating to MFDRENKAGVNFSEFTGVWKYITDWQNVFRTYDRDNSGMIDKNELKQALSGFGYRLSDQFHDILIRKFDRQGRGQIAFDDFIQGCIVLQRLTDIFRRYDTDQDGWIQVSYEQYLSMVFSIV from the exons ATGTTTGACCGTGAGAACAAGGCCGGCGTGAACTTCAGCGAGTTCACGGGTGTGTGGAAGTACATCACGGACTGGCAGAACGTCTTCCGCACGTATGACCGGGACAACTCCGGGATGATCGACAAGAACGAGCTGAAGCAGGCCCTTTCAGGTTTCG GCTACCGACTCTCTGACCAGTTCCACGACATCCTCATTCGAAAGTTCGACAGGCAGGGACGGGGGCAGATCGCCTTCGACGACTTCATCCAGGGCTGCATCGTCCTGCAG AGGTTGACGGATATATTCAGACGTTATGACACGGATCAGGATGGCTGGATTCAGGTGTCGTACGAACAGTACCTGTCCATGGTCTTCAGTATCGTATGA